From the genome of Nitrosarchaeum sp., one region includes:
- a CDS encoding Lrp/AsnC ligand binding domain-containing protein has product MEIAYILIQCDLGSEEQIINQIMQIPEVKEVRGTYGIYDVFCKVQADTKDSLDNVITNKIRKIPKIRSTITLHYIPSQGGK; this is encoded by the coding sequence ATGGAAATTGCATATATTTTGATACAGTGTGATTTAGGTTCCGAAGAGCAGATCATAAATCAAATTATGCAAATTCCAGAAGTAAAAGAGGTAAGAGGAACATATGGAATTTATGATGTTTTTTGCAAAGTTCAAGCAGACACAAAAGATTCGCTGGATAATGTAATTACGAATAAAATTAGAAAGATTCCAAAGATTCGCTCAACTATAACACTTCATTACATACCATCACAAGGGGGAAAGTAG